aacaaaataaccaaCATTAAAGCATTTGTACATCTCTACTACATTGGTCTTGTTTGAAAACTATCATAGACTAAAGATGCTGTCAATTCATGTACGTTGTCACATGAATTTCACCACGTTTTTTCCTCGCTGTTATCCTATGTATTCAAACCTCTACACAATAGTAATTGGAATTCCAATTAAgcgtgttagtctgactttaaGACATGAGATTTAATGCTATTTCAGTCAGGCcaccatgtttacatgtatgttttaaatCCGTTTTAGTTCAACTAACAGGCTGAGGGccctttttaaatgttctataGCACATGGTCCAAAGTATGTGATGCATTGAAGTGCATTTATTACCTACACAGCGTGAGCCCAGGGTATGATAGTGACTGCATCAGTTGGAAACTAGCAATGACACTTTGCACGAGGTGTAAGAGAGTGTCCTAAATGTTTGTctaaccaccaccaccacactcaggtagagaggagggaggagaatgCTACAGCAactgacaggaagtcagtcaGAAGGCAATAGAGCTCACAGCAGATTGAACTGAGACACATATCTTAAACAAAACCCAGGACATTAAGgctgtttatattattattattaatattgtctAATTGTTGACCATGAAACTGTACAGGGAGGCAAAAGTATTATTGTACTTAGTCAAGCCTCCATCCCTCAACCTATCCAATATACTCCTCCTGAAATACAGTTTCAACTGAACAACAAGACTTCTCATCATAACCAGTATTGAACAAACTAAGTCTTttgaaaaactacattttattgCAGAAAATcgttttgtaacattttttaaattgagtgTATGTGTTTGGGACTACAACAACAGCGTCAAGTTCATCTATGTCTAAGGCATTTGTTATAGACTTCTCATGGGACAAGATCACCaaattcttctttctttcatgtaACTGCTTTCTTGCTGGCTCCAAAGAAATCAACAGTATAGACTAATTGTATtcaaagatttgtttttttgttattgttaatcATTTTGGAACAAGAGGAACATGGCTTTCTCTCATTATATCCCGTCCTGCTGTGTGTAAAATTTTACTCCGCTGTTTAGTGATGGGCGTGTGTTCATATGACccattggtgtgttttttgtctttttctataTTAGatgaataagaaaaatataaaatgtttaagaACAGCTTAAGAACCAGTTAAATGacagacacaaaagacagaaCATGCAGTAACAGCAAAGCTACTGccctttaatttgtcatttgtcttcatgAGGACAGCCTGGATGTTACTTAAGAGTCAGGTGCAGAGTTGAAAGTCCAACAGTTGGTGCTCATAAATACGATTGTGTAGGACACGCCATCAGAGGTGTGTCAGGACATCTTCAAtttgtaatgatgatgatgataatgataacgcAAGGAAACAGTTCTGCAACGTTGGCTCTGAGTAGCTCTGGCTCCTCTTTTCCGTCCCTTGACTGTTGTGAAAAATCAATCCTCTGGAAAGAATTGCATGAAGAAAGAAGTCAGAaagtcagaaaaacaacatgcaagACAGCATGACAGGATGCTGAAGCAAATCTGCGGTTTTAAAAGCGTCATAATACTGCAATGAGGCAATATTATTTTATACCTGCATGATATGATCAGAGCTGCACAATGAGTGGCTGAATggataaaatgtatttgatagAAGAACTATGATACTCCTTTCAAACTGTAGAATCCATCATGAATCATGAGGTCTGTATGTGGGCTGCAAAAACTGTCAACTCTGAATACATGTACAcgttgtctactgctttatcctatGTCAATCCCAAGTGACACTCTCACATctgcagtcaatttagagtatccatTTAAACTCTGCATGTCTTCAGACTGTGGTAGGAAACTGGGGGACccagagaaaacatgaaaactccaTGCAGCAGGGCCCTTGGTCGTACCCGGTCGTGAAcccttgactttttttttctttttctttttttttctacattttctggcAAAAAGCAAATAATCAATCAGTTAAGACAATAACTAATGGATTAATTCAAAAcccattagttgcagccctatgagagtgtcagtttttatttctatttttttatggcttacttttatttattcacttttttttgaataatgtgAATGTCTCACATGGGAGATCTGCAAGTCTGGGAACGAATGTGAAGTGAATTTATAATTTTCTCGCACCAAAAGCGAATAGGCTTCGTGTGACTGTTAATTTTATGTTTGCATACACCACACATGGTTAACCATTTCCTTCATGCACAAACCCAACTCTGTGACTGAAAAGTGAGTGCAGGTagaaaactgcaaagtcagattcTAACCTGTATGTTCCCTGCTGATAATTTAAATAGATGGTGCCATGTAAGTCTTGCTTTTCTGACTTGTATTGAATACCACAACCAGTAtttacagttacagcagcaaatgGGCCACTTGATGTTTCTATTGCACTTGGACAGTTTGCCAAAAGGGAGtgagcaaaaaagtaaaaaatactaCTATTATTGTGTCTGCTGCACTGTACTGCTCTATTGGCTATTGGCTCTATTACTATTTTAAACACATCTCTTTCTGCATGGTAAAAATGGTGTGGAGACATTTCAAATCAAGTGTGTGGGATTATGCCACTTGGCAACAGAATTTGCTTTCCCCTCAATGCCTGATGCTGTAgcatcacacactcaccttcTTTGCGCAAAAAACACTTCCACAGGCAAAAGCAGAGGGACATGACCAACAGAGCTGCTACTGTGGTGACTGAGATCAGGATGGTGAGAGCTGTCCCAACTgtaaggggaaaaaagacagcAGTCTTATTCAGTTGCAGCCAATGTATGAGAAGTGAAAATGAAGAGAAGTAAAAGCAAACTAAAATGTATGcaataatgtttgatatttataattgactgtaggtgtgagtgttagagtggatggttgtttgtctctatgtggccctgtgatggactggtgacctgtccaggttgtaccccgcccatcgccctatgtcagatgagattggcacagcaccccctgcgaccctcgtgtggaggataaagcggtagaagatggatggatggataatagTGTAAAAGTAGTGAAGACCTTCGTTGTCAGCCAAAGACACcttgtgcttttattgttacCCTTGCTGGCACTTATCTTGTAAGATTGGAagttaaaggtacagtaagAAAAAGTTAGTCTGCAATATTAATTGGTGACGTTGTATGTTGCAGCTGAAGATCCCTCACTTCACCTTACCCTTTGCTTCCAAGTGTTTTGAAGAAGTATCTAGCCTTCAATTAAcataaaaactcaaaagatgtttcaTTTGTCTATTGTGagctactgtaaaaacagtgatccaaaatggcagcctctgttGAGCTAacccagctcctgatataaatataaaaggctcattgtGAGGTATGATTGTGCACTTAAATAAgcatcattatttcattattcatttctgccaaatataaatatttttagaCACTGGACTTCTAATAATAACATACCTGCAATGGGCATGGATGAATAAAGAGAagatgacattttcaaacagaGGATCCATGTGAAAGTGACGGTTCACTGGCGGCTTCAACTTACTTTTAGTGTTCATGGATACAGCAATCGGTGACTCTAGTCCTTTGTGGTGCACCAAGCATTTGACAGACACGTCTTTTAGCAGTCCTGACCGTACGGTCAATGTGCTGATGACCAGAGTGGTCCCGTCGCCCTGGGGGAGCTGTGTGGTCACAGGGGGGCCCATTGTGCGGTTATCTCTCTCCGCGTTCCACACAATCTCAGCCGGCGGGCGTGATACTGAGGTGCAGTTGGCCTCAATCACACCTGGAGAAGTGGTCTTATAGCTCACCTGTGGTTTGGGAAGCACTGTTggaaagacaaaacaagaacTATAACAAAACTGTGCAGTCATTAATATATTATTTCTTCTTGATTttattaagcaaaaaaaaataaagcagtgtGTTGTCATTTGTGGCcgtattaaacattattttaatttacaaactggatttgtggtttgtgtttgtacaacTTAAACATGTCTTTGTGCAAAATGACCTAGGAAAAGTCTTTGGCTCAGTTACGGTATGTGAATTCCTGCACACATACGATCCATAAGTAAATCTGAGGCTGTTTTCAATTCTCTGTTCTCTGGACTGATCAAAGAATGTAGTACACtggaacacaacacatttttgttggCCAGAACACGTTTAGTTTCATATATTTGGCGCTCGCTCTTTCTTCTGAGTAAATCTGAGTAATGAAGTCTCCCCGTCATTGGCCTGGATAATGTCAGATTTAAGGTTGGGAAAAATTCTGAAAACTATCCAACCCACAGTGCTCCACACATTACAAATTAATTATAGCATTCTTCAGGTTGTTAACTTCAGGTTGTTGAATTTCTTCATATAGCCCTTTTCTGTAGCTTAACACTAACTTACTAATAAATGTTCACTATAATTACAGtacataatataaaatacatacatttacttATGTGAAAGAATGAAATGgtttatatttttctatttaaaaaaaaaaatgccttattttttttctacgACAACTTAAAGATACCATttaactgcaaaacaaaaaggtacTTTGATTTCATTAAGAATGAAAAACATGACTCATGCATTTCTGATTAATAGAAGGTTAAGTTTGTGTCTATAGCCCTATTATTTGCAGAGATATCTTGGAAAAAtcctgtttttaaagagtgtgtaTGAGCGTAGAACACACGAATGCTAACTGAGCTTGAATGTTAGAAACATCTACTGTACTGACAGCTTGACTTGAAACAAAAGCACGTCTGTTGGTTGAGATAACTATGAGGTAAAGGGAGCGGGAGAAAAGTGGGAGAGCGAATGAGCAAAAAGAGGCCGAGACAAAGCACAGAGAGAATCACTGTCTGCGGTAAACACTGACGCAGTCATGCATCAAGACCTCGCTCCCTGCCTCCATCATTCTGTCCAATGGCCCATTCTTCACATGGACAcactgttctgtgtttgtgttaacaAATCACCCCGAAAGCTGAGCTTTGCCGTTGTATCATGAAAACATTCTGCAGCTACTATCTGAAGGAAGGAAAGATCAACATTCTTGCCTAAGTCTGCTCTGTTATTTCTTCCACAGGAGCCAGTCTGTCAAGCTGCTGCATCTACCGAACTCTCAACCACCCAAGtacatacaaaaacatcatgCTTATTATTGTggtgaaaacattaaatatatgctttttttttaaacacagcagcaaatgTCTGTTCCTCTAAGGAAGGATAAACTCACAAACTGTTTGCATAATAACACTTTCAATGTAGGAAAAGCGCGTGAACCTTGTATTAAGACAACATTGAAAAAGTTGGGATACATATTTTAACCCAGCTTTATGGCAGGCATATTTCTCATGACCTTCTCCTCAAAGGTCAGGTTTTgcaccaacattgcatttccaAGAAGATAAAATCTTCACCAATAATATAGCTGTGAGGGGGAAAGTATCTATTTACCGTAGGTGGAGAGGCAAACTCTGGTGCTCTTTGGTTTTTCAGTATGAGTGTTGTACATGCAGGTGTAGCAGCCTTCGTCCTGGATAGTGACAGGTTGGATGGTGAGCTGGCTATCAGACAGGGAGGCACTGAGCCAGACCCTTCCCTGGTATGGAGGCTCAATCATGGGGTCGCTGCGCTTCGCAAAAGAGGCCACGTCTGTGGATTCTCCTTGTGCAGGAGTGTATCGCCATATGACCTGCTGCACTTTCTCCGGCAAACCATAGGAGCACGACAGGGACACCTTCTTGCCACTCACGGCTGTTTTGTTGCTCTCACCAGTGACTTGTGCTAGGAACAATAAAAAAGCCACCATCCAGTGAAAGAATGATGGATGGAGGAGAGGGAACATGAAGACAgagggggtgaaaaaaaaaggaacaaagttAATATTCAGAAATATGAAGCACCCAAACAAAAACCAGTCTGGAATCTGCACCAGCTGTTTTTAGTTAGGAGAAGGAGCCCTCCCTGcttttccctctgctccagATCTTTATTAACATGACTGGCTGAGCTTCAGCAGGCTCTTCAACTTGTGTTCAGAGGTTAGGAGTGGTTAGGGGCATCCGTATTCACATATTATTTCGCTAAATCCCCGCTGAAGATTGATACTGCAGGGTGGAGTAACTAACTCCAGAATGCAAACAAAAGGGAGAATtggttttgtttagttttaatggGCAGGGGCAAAAGGTGAGTATCCATAGTTTCATCCAAATACTAATAAGCaaggtgaaaatggaaaaggaaTTCCATCATttcacaattttaaaataaaaacatttgagagGCTGCATAATTATTCACTTCTAAATCCAattccaataataataatattaataataataaaaaaaatagagatgGTCATTACTCAACCTGGCCACAAGTCCAGTCATGAAAAGCTTCAAAACTACatggttctgcctcatttcacACAATTTCTAATCATctagcacaaataaaaaaagacatctttTAAAATGATTCTGGAGCTTTGCTGATCATGAATGCAATATCTGCTTTTTcattattacaacaacaacaaaccagtgGCAAAACAGTAACTTCCACaatcat
Above is a window of Solea senegalensis isolate Sse05_10M linkage group LG2, IFAPA_SoseM_1, whole genome shotgun sequence DNA encoding:
- the zgc:113337 gene encoding OX-2 membrane glycoprotein, coding for MMMMIQAPCRKGLQLCLLLLLLGKLQGRVTAPQHLEAPVEKPFTLTCSVSRDRGETLKQVRWLDVQNQTLLSYQPGLRDSVSGQQHVELATSPKDSSAIIIRRVGFRDEGCYTCIFDMHPSGSKQGQTCLTVTSQVTGESNKTAVSGKKVSLSCSYGLPEKVQQVIWRYTPAQGESTDVASFAKRSDPMIEPPYQGRVWLSASLSDSQLTIQPVTIQDEGCYTCMYNTHTEKPKSTRVCLSTYVLPKPQVSYKTTSPGVIEANCTSVSRPPAEIVWNAERDNRTMGPPVTTQLPQGDGTTLVISTLTVRSGLLKDVSVKCLVHHKGLESPIAVSMNTKIGTALTILISVTTVAALLVMSLCFCLWKCFLRKEED